DNA sequence from the Entomomonas asaccharolytica genome:
ATAACTTGAATTTTATCAAAATATTGTTTGTGTAAACATATAATAATTGTCAACTGATATTATTACTTAAGAAAATGTTAATAAAGAGTTAGTATAATTAGCCTGTAAACCATGTAAGTATTTAAAAAAGAGCTGAGATTATTGGCTTTATTTAATAAATAAAACAGAGAATAGAAAACAATGGGAACAATCAAAAAATTAAAAGATTATCAACAAATGGATTGGCCATGTACTTCTGGTATCAGTACAGAAATTGCTAGAAATGAAGATTCTCCCAGTAAAGAGGTTTTTGATTGGCGTTTAGCAATGGAAGATGTACAAGGCGGCACGTTATCACCCTTTAATGGCTTTATCAGAATATTTTCTGTGTTAGAGGGTGCGGCTGCTAATGTAGTAATTAATGGCCAGTATGAAAATACTTTAAAGACTTATGATCTAGTGCGTTTAGAAGCGGGTAGTGTCACGAATGTAAATTTACTTGCAGGCCCAGTAAAAGATTTAAGCCTTCTGTATAACAATGAGCTTTATACTGGGGCTTACCAATGGTGTCAGGTTGGTAATGAACCTCAAACGTTCAACTCTATGGCCGACACAGTGTTAGTTTTTTCAGCAGCTCCACAAGTAACGGTTATAACAGGTGGCTCTGCGCAAACGTTAAGTCGTTATGATACATTAATCACATCAGGTGGACAGGATATTAGTGTATCAGGTTCATCATCAGCAGATTATGCTTGTATAGTAGAGTTATTAAGACATTAATTTAAGTTAAATACACCTAATTATAGAGAAAATAGAGGTATAGAAAATGCCTGTACATTTTGAAGAATTACCTTGTTTAGATAACTATAAAATAGGTGTAATTACTTTAAACTCACCTAAAAACCTTAATGCACTAAACTATCAAATAACCAAAGCTATGTATCAGCAGTTAGAAAAATGGGCTATCGATACTAAACTAGCTTGTGTTTTCTTACATAGTTCTTCTGCTAAAGCTTTTTGTGCAGGTGGCGATGTTAGGCAAATTGTTGAATCATGTTGTCAGCATTTAGGTGAGCCTGACGAAGTTGCTCACAGGTTCTTTTCCCAAGAGTACCAATTAGATGCCTTTATCCATCATTATCCTAAACCTATTATAGGTTGGGGAGAAGGTTATGTATTAGGTGGTGGAATGGGACTGCTACAGGGTTGTTCAACTCGAATAGTTACTCCAACAAGCAAATTAGCAATGCCTGAAATTAATATCGGTTTATTTCCAGATGTAGGCGCTGCTTGGTTTTTATCTCGTATGCCACAAAAAATGGGGTTGTTTTTTGCGCTAACAGCTAGTCAATTAAATGCTAATGATGCTTTG
Encoded proteins:
- a CDS encoding HutD/Ves family protein, encoding MGTIKKLKDYQQMDWPCTSGISTEIARNEDSPSKEVFDWRLAMEDVQGGTLSPFNGFIRIFSVLEGAAANVVINGQYENTLKTYDLVRLEAGSVTNVNLLAGPVKDLSLLYNNELYTGAYQWCQVGNEPQTFNSMADTVLVFSAAPQVTVITGGSAQTLSRYDTLITSGGQDISVSGSSSADYACIVELLRH
- a CDS encoding enoyl-CoA hydratase/isomerase family protein; this translates as MPVHFEELPCLDNYKIGVITLNSPKNLNALNYQITKAMYQQLEKWAIDTKLACVFLHSSSAKAFCAGGDVRQIVESCCQHLGEPDEVAHRFFSQEYQLDAFIHHYPKPIIGWGEGYVLGGGMGLLQGCSTRIVTPTSKLAMPEINIGLFPDVGAAWFLSRMPQKMGLFFALTASQLNANDALYFGWADRFLLNEQKNDLLQSFQQISWACNAEQQLQQLLKSLEQQALSQLPNAVWQPRLKIIKEALDQPDLPSICNAIINLQDSNDEILTQAATTLANGCPMTAWLIWEQLKRLSHCSITEVLEMDLVISQNCCKRKDFIEGVRARLIDKDNKPNWRWKSIEEVPFKEVDKHFCL